One Antennarius striatus isolate MH-2024 chromosome 17, ASM4005453v1, whole genome shotgun sequence genomic window carries:
- the mgst3b gene encoding microsomal glutathione S-transferase 3b encodes MDVLTVLPPSFGYAIFIYLYSWIMLGYLAVKVGAGRKKYDVKYPTMYSDKEPVFNCIQRAHQNTLEVYPQWLLFQTIAALVYPLSASVLGAIWVTSRFSYAWGYYTGDPAKRMNGAYGYIGYFGVIILSLSVGLQLLGVF; translated from the exons ATGGACGTTCTGACCGTGTTGCCGCCCAGCTTCGGATACGCCATCTTTATTTACCTCTACAGCTGGATCATGCTGGGGTATTTAGCCGTGAAGGTTGGGGCTGGCAGGAAGAAGTATGACGTGAAG TATCCCACCATGTACAGCGACAAGGAGCCGGTGTTTAATTGCATCCAGAGAGCACACCAGAACACCCTGGAAGTGTACCCGCAGTGGCTGCTCTTCCAGACCATTGCAGCCTTGGTCTACCCG CTTTCTGCATCTGTGCTTGGAGCAATTTGGGTAACCAGCAGGTTTTCTTATGCCTGGGGTTATTATACTGGAG ATCCAGCCAAGAGGATGAACGGTGCCTATGGCTACATTGGGTACTTTGGTGTCATCATCCTCTCCCTATCTGTTGGCCTGCAATTACTTGGAGTCTTCTAA
- the rsrp1 gene encoding arginine/serine-rich protein 1 — protein sequence MAGVKESHSEMALARKTDGISVVFDRSSSESTHCCSRSRSSDGNSRSVSYRHRGRSSHKRRNRSPSTTSSTSSSRSRSSSQPRSRSHPRCHRPSSRCRCDRHRRHGYRRYRHSAPRRCRDHSKSYSRSPSPSRFTRRRHYRSRSRSYSQQDRHKRTESPSPSRTNRSRSKSRSAERSVKISLEGKRELLKTARANAMTMLGMEKVELPDSVKAILPEPLESNWEYLEPETRVRQSPERTLSQSPESERDDMPSLRMSPKRKMITFSVNNSVAKPTVVAPCAKVTARVDIYDSRQPYGQWVVVKSSRASNKRKQSLTMVR from the exons ATGGCAGGGGTGAAGGAGTCCCACTCTGAAATGGCTCTTGCTCGCAAGACGGACGGCATCAGTGTAGTTTTTGACCGGAGCAGCTCAGAGTCTACTCATTGTTGCTCCAGATCAAGGAGTAGTGATGGAAACAGTCGCTCTGTCTCATACCGCCACAGGGGACGAAGCAGCCACAAGAGACGCAATAGGTCTCCTTCCACAACATCTTCCACGTCTTCATCCCGCAGCAGGTCCTCCTCTCAGCCGAGGTCCCGTTCCCATCCTCGCTGCCACAGGCCTTCCTCACGTTGTCGCTGTGATCGTCACCGCAGACATGGTTATAGGCGCTACCGCCACTCAGCACCGCGCCGCTGCAGGGACCACTCAAAATCTTACAGCCGCTCACCCTCTCCAAGCAGGTTCACACGTCGCAGACACTACAGATCCCGATCCAGGTCCTACAGCCAACAGGACAGACACAAGAGAACGGAGTCTCCATCCCCATCCAGGACCAACAGGAGCCGATCAAAGTCCAGGTCTGCAGAGCGTTCAGTCAAGATAAGTTTGGAAG GTAAAAGAGAACTTCTCAAAACAGCACGGGCCAATGCGATGACCATGCTAGGAATGGAAAAGGTGGAACTTCCTGACAGCGTGAAAGCCATTCTGCCAGAGCCGTTGGAGTCCAACTGGGAGTACCTGGAGCCAGAGACAAGGGTGAGACAGTCCCCTGAAAGGACTTTGTCACAG AGCCCAGAGTCAGAGCGTGACGATATGCCCAGTCTAAGGATGtccccaaaaagaaaaatgatcacTTTCAGCGTTAAT AATTCAGTGGCCAAACCGACTGTGGTAGCTCCATGTGCTAAGGTAACAGCAAGAGTGGACATCTATGACAGCAGACAACCTTATGGACAGTGGGTTGTTGTTAAATCAAGCAGAGCCTCAAATAAGCGCAAACAATCACTCACCATGGTCCGTTAA